Within the Streptomyces sp. YIM 121038 genome, the region TCGATTCGGCTTCCTTCTTCGCCGCGTCCAGCTCCGCGCGCAGCCGCTCGGTCTCGGCCTTGGTGTGGGCGCGGGCGGCGGCGAGTTCCGCGCGCAGCCGCTCCAGCTCGGCCCGGGTCTCCTCGTCGGCGCGCTCGGCGTCCGCCCGCTGGGCCTCCTCGCCCGCGGCGGTGACGAGCTTCACCCAGCCGGTGGGGCGCAGCACATAGGCGGCGGCCGCCACGTCCAGCGGGTCGGCGGCGGGCGGGGGCGTGCCCGCGTCCAGGGCCGCGGTCAGCTCGGGCTGGGCCTCGCGGAGGCGTTCGCCGATGCGCTGGCGGAACACCGGGTCGCCCTCCAGGGCCGCGGCCATGGCGTTGCCCGCGAACTTCACGCGCCGGGTGGGCGTGAAGCGCGCGTACTGCCGCAGCTGCGGCGGCAGTTCTCCCACCGTGAGGCCGCCGAAGCCGTCCGACACGATCTGTACGACCGCCCGCCGCACGCCGTCGGGCAGCGGACGGTCGAGCACCTCGGCGGCGCCGTCCTCCGGCGTTCCGCCCGCGCTCTCCACCATCGGTCACCCCACTAGCTGTGCGGGGCCCGCTCCCTTCAGGAGCCGGCCCCGGGCCTGTCCACGAGTTCCACCTGGTCCACCGCGTTGCACCAGCGGCAGCGGACCGACTCGATGGTCTCACTGACCACCTCGCGTTCCTCGACGTTCGGCTCTCCGGCCAGGTCGAGGTGCACATATTCGACGACCTTCGAGGAGCGGGTCACATCGAACCGCGTGAGGTTGCCGCAGAGCGTGCAGCGCCATCGGGTGGTGTCGGTCGGCAGGGGAACCGTCATCGTGACGTTCGCTTTCCTTCAGGAGGCCGTGATGCGTATTTCCCGTAACCCTAAGGCCTGCGTAAGGACCACCGCGCGCACCTGCGGAGGCTGCCCGTCCTGTACCCCCCACGACCCGGGCGAGGCGGTCTGTACCGTTTGGCTCGCTTACGCCATGCTCTGTGCATGATCAACACGTGGGGCGTGGCGACGGTCCGCGCGCTCAGGCGCCCGACCGCCCCGGTGACGTGCGCGCTGATCGCCGTCTGCTGCGTCGTCTTCGTCCTGTCCCCGCTGTCCGGACTCAACCCCTCGTACGGCACGGGCGACCGGCTCATCGCCGCCCAGCAGGCCTACTTCGAACGCTGGGGGGTGGTACCCGTCGAACTCCTCAGCGGCAAGCCCCGTGCCGCTCTCACCCCCCTGACGGCCCTCTTCGTGCACGGCAGCTGGCTGCACCTCCTGGGCAACATGCTGTTCCTGTACGTGTTCGGCGTGATGGTCGAGGAACGCATGGGCCACCTCCGGTACGCGTTCTTCGCCGTGTGCTGCGGCTGTCTCGCCCTGTTCGGCTACGCCGTCGCGCACGCGGGGTCCGGGCAGACCCTCGTCGGTGCGTCCGGGGCGATCTCCGCCGTGCTCGGCGCCTTTCTCCATCTCTTCCCGAAGGCGCGCGTCACCAGCCTCTTCCCGTTCCTGTTCTTCCTGCCGCTGCGGTTCCCGGCCTGGGTGGTGCTGCCGTTCTGGGTGGCGCTGCAGTGGGTGGCGGCGGGGCAGCAGCGACAGGGGCCCGGTGTGGCCTATCTGGCGCACCTGGTGGGGTTTTCGCTCGGTTTTGTCCTCGCCTGGGTGTGCTGTCGGCGGGGGACTAGAGTGAAAGCCTCAGGACCGGCCACCGAGGGAGACAGCCAGCCGTGATCACCGCGATCGTGCTCATCAAGACCAGCGTCGACCGGATCCCGGAGATCGCCGAGTCGATCGCCGCCCTCGACTGCGTCAGCGAGGTCTTCTCGGTGACGGGCACGTACGACCTGATCGCCATGGTCCGGGTGGCCCGCCACGACGACCTGGCCGACGTCATCCCCGGCCGGATCAGCAAGATCCCGGGCGTCGAGGGGACGGACACGCACGTCGCCTTCCGCACGTACTCGCAGCACGACCTGGAGGCCGCGTTCGCGATCGGCCTCGACTCCTAGCGCCGGACCGCGCCGGATGGGGGCTTCCGCGCCGGATGAGGGTTTCTTCATCCCCGGCTCATCCAGATGACGCGGTACGCCCCGCACGCTCGCTGCCATGGTCTTCTCCCACCGCATGGCGGCGCTCGCGGCCGTCGTGGCGATCCCCCTCGGCATCGCCGCGACCAGCTACGCCCTGACGGACTCCCCCGCCGAGCCGAAGGTCCCGCCCAAGGTGGAGCTGGAGAGCGGCTCCCCGTCGGGCACGCCCACCGGGCCGCAGCCCACCCCCGGCGACCAGGTCGTCGACCGGCCTCCGGTCAGCGAGAGCTCCGAGGAGAGCGGGAACGGCAAGGGCGGCGCGGGGGCCACAGGGGACACGGATGACGATGACGACGACCGGGGCTCCGGATCCGGCGGACCCGGGCGGCCGGGCGACGATGCCGACGACACCGACGACGACGGGCCGGGCGACGACGGCTGACCCGCGTGCCTCCCCCGACCCGCGTGACCCCCGCGACACCCATGAGCCGCCCGGCTCCCCCGGATCCCCCGACTCCCAGGGCTCCCAGGGCTCCCAGGGCTCCCAGGGAGGCGACTCCCGCGGGGCCGTGCGCCGGCGCATCTCGGCGCGCGTCCGCATCCTGCTGTGGCTGCTCGTGGTGATGGCGGTCGCGTTCGCCGCCGTCGCCGCGACCACCCGCTCGATCCTGCTGCGCGACGTCGACCACCGCGTGAACCGGCTGCTCACCCAGGAGACCGGGGAGTTCACGCACTTCGTGGACGGGGGCGTCGACCCGGAGACCGGCGCGGGCTTCACCGACCCGCGCCGCCTCCTCGAAGTCTTCCTGGAGCGGCAGTACGCCGACCCGGGCGAGGAGCTGATCGGGCTCGTCCACCGCCCCGGCCAGGGCCCCGCCCAGCTCACCCAGGCCCGTGAGCTGTCCGTCGCGCACCCGCTGCACCGCGACCCCGCGGCCCGTCGCCAGATCTTCGCCGCGCAGGGCTCCACCGGCACCCTCGACCGGCCGTCCGGCGAGCTGCGCTGGGCCAAGGTCGAGGTGGCCCCGCACGGCGGCGAGCCGGAGGCCGCCTTCGTCGTCGCCTTCCACCCGGGCGGCGAACAGGCCAGGGCGGACGACGTGTTCCGCATCCTCCTCGCCATCTCCGGCGTCGCGCTGCTGCTCACGACCGGCATCGGCTGGGTCGTGGCCGGGCGCATCCTCAAGCCGGTCCGTCTGGTGCGCACCGCCGCCGCCCAGCTGACCGAGCAGGACCTGACCCGGCGCATCCCGGTGCGCGGGCGCGACGACGTCGCCGCGCTCGCCGAGACGTTCAACGGCATGCTGGACCGCCTGGAGCGGGCCTTCGCCGCGCAGCGCGAGTTCGTCGACGACGCCGGGCACGAGCTGCGCACCCCGATCACCATCGTCCGCGGCCATCTGGAGCTCATGGGCGACGATCCGGCCGAGCGCGAGGAGACCGTGCGCCTGGTCACCGACGAACTGGACCGGATGAGCCGCATCGTCGAGGACCTGCTGCTGCTCGCCAAGGCCGAGCGCCCGGACTTCATCACCCCGGAGCCGGTGCGGCTCGCCGAGCTCACCGCCGACGTCTTCGTCAAGGCCCGCACGCTCGGCGAGCGCCACTGGGAGCTGGCCGAGGTCGCCGACCGCGAGGCCGTCCTCGACCCGCAGCGCATCACCCAGGCCATGGTGCAGCTCGCGCAGAACGCCGTGCAGCACACCACGCGCGGCGAACGCATCCGCGTGGGCTCCCGCGTCGCGGGCCCGCGCATCGAACTGTACGTGGCCGACAGCGGCCCCGGCGTCCAGGCCCAGGACGCCGACGTCATCTTCGAGCGCTTCCGGCGCGGCACGTCCCGGCGCGGCGCCCGCACCAGCGGCGCGGGCCTCGGCCTGGCCATCGTCCGGGCGATCGCCGAGGCCCACGGCGGCCGGGTCGGCCTCGGCGCCACCGAGGGCGGCGGCGCCACCTTCACCCTCACCCTGGACCTCGTACGCCCCCTGGAAGAGGTACGCACGTGAACCGCATCCTCATCGTCGAGGACGAGGAACGCATCGCCTCCTTCGTCGAGAAGGGCCTGCGCGCCAACGGCTTCACCACCACCGTGGTCGGCGACGGCGACGCGGCCTACGAGTACGCCCTCACCGGCGGCTTCGACCTGGTCGTCCTGGACATCGGGCTGCCCGGCCGCGACGGCTTCACCGTCCTGCGCGAACTGCGCGAGGCCCGGGTGACGGTGCCGGTGATCGTGCTCACCGCCCGGGACTCCGTGCGGGACACGGTGGCCGGTCTGGAGGGCGGCGCCGACGACTGGATGACCAAGCCGTTCCGCTTCGAGGAACTCCTCGCCCGGGTGCGCCTCAGGCTGCGCACGGCGGCGCGCGCGCCGGAGGTGACGGTCCTCAGGTCGGGCACGCTCTCCCTCGACCTGCGCACCCGCAGGGCCCGCTCCGGGGAGCGGACGGTGGATCTGACGGCCCGTGAGTTCGTGCTCCTGGAGCTGTTCCTGAGGCACCCGGGGCAGGTGCTCGCCCGCGAACAGATCCTGTCCCACGTGTGGGGCTACGACTTCGACCCCGGCTCCAACATCGTGGACGTCTACGTACGGGCGCTGCGCAAGAAGCTGGGCGCGGAACGCCTGGAGACGGTGCGCGGGATGGGGTACCGGCTGCCCGCCTGAGCCGTGCCGCCCGAGCCGTGCCGCCGGGGCGGTAGCACCCGCGCGCCCGTGCCGGTGGCGGGGGCGCGCTCGGTGAAGTTTCCTTCATGTGCGGCTCATTGAGGGCTCACCGCGCCCCGCGACGCTGGACGCGTGACAGCGACACCGCGGCAACTGATCCTCCTGTGCCTGGCCCTGAGCCTGTGCGCGCTCCTCGCCGTCCCCGGCACCTTCGCGGGGCTGAGCGGCGACGCCCGGCTCACGCTCGCCGTGTTCGCGCTCGCCACCTGCGCCTGGATCGGCACGCCCATCGACGACACGTACATCGCGCTCGGCGCGGGGCTCGCCCTCACCGCCACCGGCGTGATCAGCAGCGACACCCTCTTCGGCACCCTCGGGGACGCCACCGTGTGGCTGCTGATCTGCGCGTTCGTGCTCGCCGCCGCCGTGGCGCGCAGCGGGCTCGCGGGGCGTGCGGCGGCGTTCCTGGTCAGCGGGGCGCGCAGCGTGCGGCAGCTGACCCATCTGACGACCGCCGCACTCGTGGTCACGGCGTTCGCGGTGCCCGCCACCTCCGGCCGGGCCGCGCTCGCGCTGCCCGTCTTCCTGGCCCTCTCCAAGGTCCTCGCCGACCGCGGGCGCCTGGTCGTGATGCTGGCGCTGCTCTTCCCGACCGTCATCCTGCTGTCCGCGGTCGCGACCCTGATCGGGGCCGGAGCGCATCTGATCACGGTGTCCGTCCTGTGGGAGAGCACCGGGCAGGAGATCGGCTTCACGAAGTGGCTGCTGCTCGGCCTGCCGCTCGCGGTCGTCTCGTCCCACCTCGCCGCCGAGGCCGTGCTCCTGACGACCACGCGCCGCGCGGACCGCGCGGGCCCGGTCGCGATCACCGCCGAGGACATCCAGGCGCACAGCGACCGCCCGGTGACCGGGCCCTGGGATCCCGCGGAGACGCGCTGCGCGCTGCTGCTCGCCACGGTGGTCGCGCTGTGGTGCAGCGAGCCGCTGCACCGGGTCCCGCCCGCGGTGGTCGCGCTGATCGGCGCGGTCGTGGCGGCCTCGCCCGCGCTCGGCACCGTCCGCCTCAAGGACGCCCTGAAGACCGTGCCGTGGTCGCTGCTGCTCTTCATGGCCGCGACGATGGCGATGGGCGTGGCGCTCGCCGACTCGGGCGCGGCGACGTGACTCGTGACGGGGCTTCCCGTCGACGTGCCGCCCTGGCTCTTCCTCGCCGTCGTCGTCGCGGTCAGCACGGCGGCCCACCTGGTCCTGCAGTCCCGCTCGGCCCGCTCGTCGGTCCTCGTCCCGCTGGTCGTGGCCGCCGCCCTCGGCGCGGGCGTGAACCCGGTCGCCGCGGCCCTCGCGTCCACGGCCGCCGCGGGCTTCTGCCACACCCTGCCCGCCTCCGCGAAGCCGGTCACCCTCTTCGCCGAGGTCCCAGGCACCCCCACCTACACCCCGCGCGACCTGCTGCGCCTCTCCGCCGTCCTGGCCCCGCTCACGGCCGCCCTCGTCCTGCTGTTCGCCCTCGCGGTGTGGCCGCTGCTCGGCGTGCCCGTCAGCCGCTGAGCCCCGCCCCGCCCCGCCCCGCCCTCAAGGAGTACGTCCCGTGCCGCACACGCCCCCCGCGCCGTCCTCGCTCCGCCGTGTCGCCATCGCCCCCAGCGGCTTCAAGGAGTCCCTGTCCGCCCAGTCCGCCGCCGAGGCCATCGCACAGGGCGTCCGGCGCGTCCTGCCCGCCGCCGAGGTCGACCTGATCCCGCTCGTGGACGGCGGCGAGGGCACCGCCCAGGCGCTCGCCGCGGCCGCGGGCGGGCGGCTCGTCGCGCTGCCCGCCACCGGCCCGCTCGGCGAGCGCATCGGCACCCACTTCGCGCTCCTCGACTCGGGCACCGCCGTGGTGGAGATGGCGGCCGCGGCGGGCCTGCGCCTGGTGCCGCGCGAGCTGCGCGACCCCGGCGCCACCACGACGTACGGCGTGGGCGAGCTGATCCGCGCCGCGCTCGACACGGGCGCCCGCCGCATCCTGGTGGGCTGCGGCGACTCGGGCACCTCGGACGGCGGCGCGGGCGCGCTGCAGGCCCTCGGCGTGCGGCTCCTGGACGCCGACGGCTGGGAACTGCCGCAGGGCGGCCGGGAGCTGCCGCGCCTGCACCGCGTCGACGCCTCCGCCGCCGACCCGCGCCTCGCCGAGGCCGAGCTGCTCGTCGCCTGCAACCAGCACAACGTCCTGTGCGGCGAGCAGGGCGTGGCCCGCGTCTTCGGCCCGCAGAAGGGCGCGACCCCGGCCCAGGTCGAGGAGCTCGCCGCGGGCCTGGAGCGCTGGGCGTACGTCCTCACCCGCGATCTCGACGTCGGCGCCGATCTGTTCCACGGCCCCGGCACCGGTGCGTCCGGCGGCCTCGGCGCGGGCCTCGCCGCGCTCGGCGCCCGGCTCCTGCCGCGCTTCGACGTGCTCCTCGACCACCTCGACCTGGACGCCCGCCTGGCCCGCGCCGACCTGGTCGTCACCGCCGAGGGCGCCCTCGACCGGCAGACGCCGCGCGGCAAGGTCCCGGCCGAAGTGGCCCGCCGCGCCAAGCGGTTCGGCCGCCCGGTGCTCGCCCTCGCGGGCACCATCGGCGACGGGGCGCACCTGGTGCGGGCGGCGGGCGTGGACGCCTACAGCGCGATCCTGCCCGCCCCCGTCACGCTCACCGAGGCGCTCGGCCGGGGCGGGGAGTTCCTCACCGACGCCACCGAACGGGCCCTGCGGATGATCCTGCTCGGCTCGCGCCTGCCGGGTCAGGCCGCGGTGGCCGCCGTGTCGGCGCCGGTGTCGGGCACGCAGCGCCCGTCCTCGGTGCGGTAGCTCCACCGCGCGCCGTCGCTGACCAGCTCCTTGACGGCCCGTACGAACCGCTCGACGTGCTCGTCCGGGGTGCCCGCGCCGAAGCTCACACGGATCGCGTTCAACGACCGCTCGCCGGGGGCGGCCTCCGGGGCGCCGCACTCGCCGGGCTCGTCCGGGGCGCTGCCGAGGAGCGTGCGCACCAGCGGGTGCGCGCAGAAGAGTCCGTCGCGCACGCCGATGCCGTACTCGGCGGACAGCGCGGCCGCGAAGTGCGAGCTGTTCCAGCCGTCGACCACGAAGGAGATGACCCCGACGCGGGGCGCGTCGTCGCCGAACAGCGAGAGCACCCGCACCTCGGGCACCTCGGCGAGCCCCTCGCGCACCTTCTGGATGAGCTGCCGCTCCCGCGCGACCAGGGAGTCGAACCCGGCCTCGGTCAGGGCCTTGCAGGCGGCGGCGATGGAGTAGGCGCCGATGACGTTCGGCGAGCCCGCCTCGTGCCGGGCGGCCGTGTCGTGCCACTCGACGTCCACTCCCCCGTCGGCGCGCCGCGTCACCGTGCGCGAGGCACCGCCGCCGGCGAGGTAGGGCTCGGCCTCGCCCAGCCAGTCGGCCCGCCCGGCGAGCACCCCGGAGCCGAAGGGCGCGTACAGCTTGTGCCCGGAGAAGGCGATCCAGTCGACGTCCAACTCGGCGATGTCCACGGGGTGGTGGGGCGCGAGCTGCGCGGCGTCGAGGACGATGCGGGCGCCGTGGGCGTGCGCGGCGGCGGCCAGCTCGCGCACCGGCCACAGCTCACCGGTGACGTTCGAGGCACCGGTCACGCACACCAGGGCGGGCCCGTAGGGGTCCCGGTCGGCGAGCGCGCGCTCCAGGGTGCGCACCGCCTCGCCGGGCGTACGGGGGGCGTTCAGATACGTGACGCGCGCGTCGCGCCACGGCAGGAGCGAGGCGTGGTGCTCGGTCTCGAAGACGAAGACCTGGCAGTCGGCGGGCAGGGCGGCGGCGAGCAGGTTCAGCGAGTCCGTCGTGGACCGGGTGAAGACCACCTGGTCGCCCTCCCGGCAGCCGAGGAACTCGGCCACCGTCCTGCGGGAGTTCTCGAACAGGTCGGTCGACAGCTGCGACAGGTACCCGGCGCCGCGGTGCACGCTGCCGTAGTACGGCGCGTACGCGGCCACGTCGTCCCACACCCGCTGCAGCGCCGGGGCGCTCGCCGCGTAGTCGAGGGCCGCGTACGTCACCTCGCCGCCGGTGACGAGGGGCACGGTGACGTCGCGGCCGAGCACGGGCAGCGGCTCGGCGCAGCAGGGGTCGGCGGACTCGGCGGCGGCGGTGGCGGTGGCGGTGGCAGCGGTGGAGGCAGACATGGCGAACTCCCGTAAGAGGCAGGCGAGATCACTGTGCGGACAACGGTCGACGGGACCGGTCAACGGCACAGGAGAAGAAGTAAGGGGGTACGGAGAACGGGGCCTTCGGCCCTATCGCATTCGCTGGCTCACGAGACTGCTCCCTCGACGACCAGGACCCCTGGTGACGCGAGGGGTCCGCGCTTGCGGTGAACCTTGCTGTTCACCGCCTGGTCTTCACCCGGGGCACCCCGCCACGGACGGAGGGTTGCCGGACAGCGGGCCGGGGCCGTAGTCGCTGTCACTCATGACCTGCGCAGCATCTTGCCACACGATCTTGCAAGCGCAACACCGCCGTCCACGATCCGGACCGGCGGGCCCCGTCAACCGGGCTGGGTTGAGGTGCCCCGAAGGGGCGCGGGGAGCTGCGCGCTGAGCGCGCAGCTCCCCGCGCCCCTTACGGGCGGGGCTCAGGCGTTGCTGGCGGCTACCCAGCGCGCCAGCGCCGCCTTCGCCGCGCCGGAATCGATGGCGTCGGCCGCCTTGGCCATCCCCGCGTGGATCTGCTCCGCGAGCGGGCCCTCGCCCGGCTCCAGGGCGACGAGCGCCGCCGCGGCGTTCAGCAGCACCGCGTCCCGCACGGGACCGGTCTCGCCGTCCAGGAGCCGCCGTGCGACCTCCGCGTTGTAGGAGGCGTCGGCGCCCCGGAGGGCCTCGACGGGCACCAGGTCGACACCGACGTCGCGCGGGTCGAAGGCCTCCTCGCGGACGCCGCCGTCGCGCACCACCCACACCCGGGAGGCGGCCGTGGTGGTCAGCTCGTCCAGGCCGTCGTCGCCGCGGAAGACGAGCGCGGAGGAGCCGCGCTCGGCGAGCACGCCCGCGAGGATCGGCGCCATCCGCGCGTCCGCGACACCGGTGGCCTGGGCCCGGACCTTCGCCGGGTTGGTCAGCGGGCCGAGGAAGTTGAACGTGGTGCGGATGCCGAGCTCGCGCCGCGCGGGGGCCACGTGGCGCAGCGCCGGGTGGAACTTCACCGCGAAGCAGAAGGTGATCCCGGCCTCGTCGGCGACCTCGCGCACCCGCTGCGGCGTCAGCTCCAGATTGACGCCGAGCTTCTCCAGGACGTCGGAGGCGCCGGACGCGCTGGAGGCCGCCCGGTTGCCGTGCTTGACGACCTTCGCGCCGGTCCCGGCGACGACGATCGCGGACATGGTGGAGATGTTGACGGTCTTGGCGCCGTCGCCGCCGGTGCCGACGATGTCGACGCTCGGTCCGGGTACGTCGATGACGTGCGCGTGCGCGTACATGGCGCGGACGAGACCGGAGATCTCCTCGACGGTCTCCCCCTTGGCGCGCAGCGCGACGGCGAAGCCCGCGATCTGCGCGTCGGTCGCCTCGCCGCG harbors:
- the trpD gene encoding anthranilate phosphoribosyltransferase gives rise to the protein MSAVTPAGGDTAAARSWPDVLNGLLDGRDQSADDTAWAMDRIMRGEATDAQIAGFAVALRAKGETVEEISGLVRAMYAHAHVIDVPGPSVDIVGTGGDGAKTVNISTMSAIVVAGTGAKVVKHGNRAASSASGASDVLEKLGVNLELTPQRVREVADEAGITFCFAVKFHPALRHVAPARRELGIRTTFNFLGPLTNPAKVRAQATGVADARMAPILAGVLAERGSSALVFRGDDGLDELTTTAASRVWVVRDGGVREEAFDPRDVGVDLVPVEALRGADASYNAEVARRLLDGETGPVRDAVLLNAAAALVALEPGEGPLAEQIHAGMAKAADAIDSGAAKAALARWVAASNA
- a CDS encoding response regulator transcription factor, encoding MNRILIVEDEERIASFVEKGLRANGFTTTVVGDGDAAYEYALTGGFDLVVLDIGLPGRDGFTVLRELREARVTVPVIVLTARDSVRDTVAGLEGGADDWMTKPFRFEELLARVRLRLRTAARAPEVTVLRSGTLSLDLRTRRARSGERTVDLTAREFVLLELFLRHPGQVLAREQILSHVWGYDFDPGSNIVDVYVRALRKKLGAERLETVRGMGYRLPA
- a CDS encoding aminotransferase class V-fold PLP-dependent enzyme produces the protein MSASTAATATATAAAESADPCCAEPLPVLGRDVTVPLVTGGEVTYAALDYAASAPALQRVWDDVAAYAPYYGSVHRGAGYLSQLSTDLFENSRRTVAEFLGCREGDQVVFTRSTTDSLNLLAAALPADCQVFVFETEHHASLLPWRDARVTYLNAPRTPGEAVRTLERALADRDPYGPALVCVTGASNVTGELWPVRELAAAAHAHGARIVLDAAQLAPHHPVDIAELDVDWIAFSGHKLYAPFGSGVLAGRADWLGEAEPYLAGGGASRTVTRRADGGVDVEWHDTAARHEAGSPNVIGAYSIAAACKALTEAGFDSLVARERQLIQKVREGLAEVPEVRVLSLFGDDAPRVGVISFVVDGWNSSHFAAALSAEYGIGVRDGLFCAHPLVRTLLGSAPDEPGECGAPEAAPGERSLNAIRVSFGAGTPDEHVERFVRAVKELVSDGARWSYRTEDGRCVPDTGADTAATAA
- a CDS encoding small secreted hydrophilic protein, which gives rise to MVFSHRMAALAAVVAIPLGIAATSYALTDSPAEPKVPPKVELESGSPSGTPTGPQPTPGDQVVDRPPVSESSEESGNGKGGAGATGDTDDDDDDRGSGSGGPGRPGDDADDTDDDGPGDDG
- a CDS encoding Lrp/AsnC ligand binding domain-containing protein; this encodes MITAIVLIKTSVDRIPEIAESIAALDCVSEVFSVTGTYDLIAMVRVARHDDLADVIPGRISKIPGVEGTDTHVAFRTYSQHDLEAAFAIGLDS
- a CDS encoding rhomboid family intramembrane serine protease, whose product is MINTWGVATVRALRRPTAPVTCALIAVCCVVFVLSPLSGLNPSYGTGDRLIAAQQAYFERWGVVPVELLSGKPRAALTPLTALFVHGSWLHLLGNMLFLYVFGVMVEERMGHLRYAFFAVCCGCLALFGYAVAHAGSGQTLVGASGAISAVLGAFLHLFPKARVTSLFPFLFFLPLRFPAWVVLPFWVALQWVAAGQQRQGPGVAYLAHLVGFSLGFVLAWVCCRRGTRVKASGPATEGDSQP
- a CDS encoding HAMP domain-containing sensor histidine kinase, with amino-acid sequence MTMTTTGAPDPADPGGRATMPTTPTTTGRATTADPRASPDPRDPRDTHEPPGSPGSPDSQGSQGSQGSQGGDSRGAVRRRISARVRILLWLLVVMAVAFAAVAATTRSILLRDVDHRVNRLLTQETGEFTHFVDGGVDPETGAGFTDPRRLLEVFLERQYADPGEELIGLVHRPGQGPAQLTQARELSVAHPLHRDPAARRQIFAAQGSTGTLDRPSGELRWAKVEVAPHGGEPEAAFVVAFHPGGEQARADDVFRILLAISGVALLLTTGIGWVVAGRILKPVRLVRTAAAQLTEQDLTRRIPVRGRDDVAALAETFNGMLDRLERAFAAQREFVDDAGHELRTPITIVRGHLELMGDDPAEREETVRLVTDELDRMSRIVEDLLLLAKAERPDFITPEPVRLAELTADVFVKARTLGERHWELAEVADREAVLDPQRITQAMVQLAQNAVQHTTRGERIRVGSRVAGPRIELYVADSGPGVQAQDADVIFERFRRGTSRRGARTSGAGLGLAIVRAIAEAHGGRVGLGATEGGGATFTLTLDLVRPLEEVRT
- a CDS encoding glycerate kinase produces the protein MPHTPPAPSSLRRVAIAPSGFKESLSAQSAAEAIAQGVRRVLPAAEVDLIPLVDGGEGTAQALAAAAGGRLVALPATGPLGERIGTHFALLDSGTAVVEMAAAAGLRLVPRELRDPGATTTYGVGELIRAALDTGARRILVGCGDSGTSDGGAGALQALGVRLLDADGWELPQGGRELPRLHRVDASAADPRLAEAELLVACNQHNVLCGEQGVARVFGPQKGATPAQVEELAAGLERWAYVLTRDLDVGADLFHGPGTGASGGLGAGLAALGARLLPRFDVLLDHLDLDARLARADLVVTAEGALDRQTPRGKVPAEVARRAKRFGRPVLALAGTIGDGAHLVRAAGVDAYSAILPAPVTLTEALGRGGEFLTDATERALRMILLGSRLPGQAAVAAVSAPVSGTQRPSSVR